One Brevibacillus choshinensis genomic window carries:
- a CDS encoding YitT family protein: MKSVGKEWGMILAGTALVALAYYLFMQPNEITAPGLGGVAVLISYFLPISLGLIYFLLNVPLFLLGYRFVGRRFVINSLVGMLSLSLFLWLFESLPGWHQAVAGTLLGGIVSGAGIALVLRAEGTTGGVDIACVVLNKIWPAFTIGKMMIAMNALIVIASGLVSDVLHSLFTLISLVVAGKAVDVFMAWGQPKGGESQAKVSTTN; this comes from the coding sequence ATGAAGTCGGTCGGAAAGGAATGGGGCATGATTTTGGCAGGTACGGCACTGGTTGCACTGGCGTATTACCTGTTCATGCAGCCGAATGAAATCACAGCTCCCGGACTGGGAGGAGTAGCCGTACTCATCAGCTACTTTCTCCCGATCTCTCTCGGACTCATCTATTTTCTGTTGAACGTGCCGCTGTTTCTCTTAGGATATCGCTTCGTCGGGAGAAGATTTGTCATCAACAGTCTGGTAGGGATGCTGAGCCTGTCCTTGTTCTTATGGCTTTTCGAATCCTTGCCTGGATGGCATCAGGCGGTGGCGGGGACCTTACTGGGGGGAATCGTCAGCGGAGCGGGGATCGCATTGGTCTTGCGCGCCGAAGGGACGACAGGCGGGGTGGATATTGCATGCGTCGTGCTCAACAAAATATGGCCAGCCTTCACCATCGGCAAAATGATGATCGCCATGAACGCCCTCATCGTGATTGCTTCCGGGCTGGTGTCGGATGTGCTTCACTCTCTTTTTACGCTCATTTCCTTGGTGGTGGCAGGGAAAGCGGTCGATGTGTTCATGGCATGGGGGCAGCCAAAAGGAGGTGAATCCCAAGCGAAGGTCAGTACGACGAATTGA